From the genome of Vitis riparia cultivar Riparia Gloire de Montpellier isolate 1030 chromosome 2, EGFV_Vit.rip_1.0, whole genome shotgun sequence, one region includes:
- the LOC117930310 gene encoding uncharacterized protein LOC117930310, with protein sequence MGCRPVLAIDSCHLSGPYKGALLSAIAYDADDGMFPLALGVVSSENYEDCVSELFGTGNHAYCYRHVKENFSSFFNKQNIRGKKGKEDALLLLDSIAYARLEIDYNEAFEKLVRFNENLAKWVAENNPEHWAMSKFVKKRWDIMTTNIAEAFNAWLREERHQTIYTLLLMHMDKLVAMLDTHMRATQKWKSVVGPKTEEKLMSNIVRSGPISVLPYLGGTFKVFTGEVYLVVDMNQRTCTCMTWQMSGLPCAHVCAVIRTLRHDVYDYIDPCFHVSMQDLIYSGQFQPLPTHNMPKLCDDGSLQDCAGNTFPAFQPPHVRRPPGRPRQRRIESQFSHKRAIHCSRCNGIGHNRSKCNNPLP encoded by the exons ATGGGGTGTCGACCTGTATTGGCTATTGATTCTTGCCACCTAAGCGGTCCATATAAGGGAGCTCTTTTGTCTGCCATTGCATATGATGCAGATGATGGAATGTTCCCGCTAGCCCTTGGTGTGGTAAGTTCAGAAAATTATGAGGACTG TGTTTCGGAGTTGTTTGGGACAGGAAATCATGCATATTGTTATCGCCATGTTAAGGAAAACTTTTCTAGCTTCTTCAATAAGCAAAACATTCgaggaaagaaagggaaagaagatgCTTTGCTACTTTTGGACAGCATTGCGTATGCTAGGTTGGAAATAGACTACAATGAggcatttgaaaaacttgtgcgCTTCAATGAGAACCTAGCAAAATGGGTTGCGGAAAACAATCCCGAACATTGGGCAATGTCAAAGTTTGTTAAAAAGCGATGGGATATAATGACAACTAACATTGCAGAGGCGTTCAATGCGTGGTTAAGAGAAGAGCGTCACCAAACAATTTATACTTTATTGTTAATGCACATGGATAAACTTGTAGCCATGTTGGACACCCATATGCGTGCTACACAAAAGTGGAAGAGCGTGGTCGGACCGAAAACTGAAGAGAAGTTAATGTCAAATATCGTGAGGTCTGGTCCGATTAGTGTGCTACCCTATTTGGGAGGGACGTTTAAGGTGTTTACTGGAGAGGTTTATTTGGTTGTCGATATGAATCAACGTACGTGTACTTGCATGACATGGCAAATGTCCGGTTTGCCATGTGCACACGTATGTGCTGTCATCCGCACACTGAGACACGACGTGTATGACTATATTGACCCATGTTTTCATGTCTCCATGCAAGATTTGATTTACTCGGGTCAGTTTCAACCATTACCAACACACAACATGCCGAAACTTTGTGACGATGGGAGTTTGCAAGATTGCGCGGGCAACACCTTTCCTGCTTTCCAACCCCCTCATGTGAGACGTCCTCCAGGAAGACCCCGACAAAGGCGCATTGAATCACAGTTTTCTCATAAGAGAGCAATTCATTGCTCTCGATGCAATGGAATAGGTCACAACCGCTCTAAATGTAATAATCCGTTGCCGTGA